The genomic window TGCTTTAATGTGTGTATCAGATCTATGTCACCTATAGTTTCATAAGCAAGGTTTTAATTGTAGTAAAGTTGGTTTTCCTCGATGCTTAATTTGAACTCCTGCATCAGTCGCTTCCCTTTTTTTAAGCTATAGCCGGGTTCCCTCTTTGTCTCATTGGATGGACGTGATGGCGCAGTTGGATGTGAGCTAGTGTGTTAGCCTGCGAGCTAAACACTCAGCTGTCCCTGCTCTGCCACTGGACTGATGTGGGTCAGATGAGCCGTGGGCCtgatgagacaaagaaagtgaaacGTTGTTCTGCTGAAAGGAAACGTTTCAATTCACCTTTAAAACCTGGTCACACGAGGCTCTATAAGAGAACATGAGGGCTGAGGTAGACTTCCTTAAAATGGTCTGACCTCAATCAATCCGTGTCTTGGTCCAACTGAGTCTGAGATTAATTTTACAAGTCATTGTCTTTTACACCCTGCTGTCAGATTATTAGGAACATCTAGTTTAAGCTAATACAGTTGTTAAACCAACAGACTTTCAACAAACACAATGCTAATGAAAGTTTTAAATGTTCAATTTGTGGTTAGACTCTTTCAGACAGGTGTTGTTTAATTGTATGATCATTTTTGAGctgctgttgaattgtattgCATTGTACAATTCACAGAcatcacaaactacagcctccagaatgacaacaaaaatattttcagctcaAACTAAACATAAAACACTCATGAACACaggactttttattattttatttaagtctacctaataaactgccagctgagtgtgtatgtgtgcatatgtaaaCTTGCATTTCTAGATAACATTTAAACTAAATCacattttgtcttgtgtttcaGCACTTAATATTGTTTACCAAAGAAATGGTGATGGAGAAGCCAAGTCCCCTGCTTGTAGGGCGGGAGTTTGTGAGGCAGTATTACACACTCTTAAACAAGGCACCAGATTTCCTGCACAGGTAATTTTTTAACTGTGATGCTGCAGACACTCAGTATATGATTGTTGGTCATATTTTATAactgttatatttttgtgtCCTCAGGTTTTATGGGAGGAACTCTTCCTATGTTCATGGAGGACTTGACCCAAGTGGGAAGCTGGCAGAGGCAGTGTACGGGCAGGCGGTATGTATTATGGTCCAATAATGAGGAATCAGTTTTGACAGTGCAATGTAGTAGGAGCCTGGTGCTGGATCAtccatataaataaataaataaataataatacagtgacagttttttaGAATGGACTCAGACAGTTATGTCATATAAAAGTTATATAAAGCTACCCTTTTTCTATTCTAACTGTTAATTGATTTTGACCAAAATATAAATTAGAGGAATAAGAACTTCAGTGAAAGATGATTTATCATCACACTGGTTTCAAGGTAGCGCTGAGTCATGAACATGAACCCAGCTTACCTCAGGTCTTTATTAACTGCCATCTATGTGATTTAACCTTGTTCATAGTTCTTGAtgtaaattataattttaatttaacgcagcaacaaaagcacaagttttctttttaagacGATGGtctcagctgttttttgttcatCAGTCAAATGATCCAGTCCACAGAGACCTGAACCAGAACGATCATAATCCATAAAACAGACTGTCTACAAACAACGGGAAATGCCTCTTAAATTAGAAGATGATGTTTGTgggtttttctctcctctttgtttatttatttcattcttcacgTGTCTCTGTTGTCTCAGGAAATCCACAAGAAGGTGATGTCCCTGCAGTTCAGTGAATGCCACACAAAGATCAGGCACGTGGACGCCCACGCCACACTGAGTGACGGAGTGGTGGTGCAGGTCCTTCGGAGAGCTGTCCAACAATGGTCAGCCCATGAGGAAATTTATGCAAACGTTTGTGCTCGCTCCAGAGGTGAGTACTCCTTCTCTGTGTCAGTTAACAGACACTGAGCTGGAGTTAGAAATGTTAACTGTAAACTGTCAGTAAGAAGGGTGGACATTTTATTTAGAGCAGATAACAGGTGGTGTTGTTGCTCTAATGCTTTTTGCTTGATGGACgcatttgttttcctcaggGCTCAGTGGCAAACAAGTTCTACGTCCACAACGACATCTTCCGTTATGAGGACGAGGTCTTTGGAGACTCTGAGGCCGAGCTCGATGAGGGTAAATACCAGATAAAGAGcttggtttttatttgtgtagGTCATATGTTTGTGGTTTAATGTGAGTGTTCAtaactttgatttgttttctgtccgTTTCAGAatcagaggaggaagttgaggaggagccagaggagaGGCAGCCCTCCCCTGAGCCTCTTCAGGAGAGTCCTAACAGCACCACCTACTACGAACCTCACCCCGTCACGTACGTCAACACTTTATCAGAACCATGAGTAtatattgaaatgtgtgtttctaCCATGAATAATTTTACTTTGAGACTCAGTCTGTTTGTGGAATTGACGTGATGCTGATTTGTGCTCTGCAGTAACGGAGTTGAGGAGCCCATGGAGGAGCCAGCTCCAGAACCAGAGCCGGAGCCTGAACCAGAGCCCAAAGTAGAGGAGATAAAGCCTGAAGTAGATGAGAAGGTTctggaagagatggaggagaaagcACCGTCACCAGTTCCTGTGGAGTCTCCACCAAACACCCAGGAGGCTCCCAAGGTAAACCTTGACCTGTTTCTACGTAGTTTACCTCTGTTTTTCACCTGAGTACGAGTCTGGAGTTCACCAAATCTGTTTCTAAACTGAACTGCTGTTTTGACTCTCCCTAAATTTATGTACTTTGATACCTGGCTATGCCACGTAAAAAGgatgtttatttacatataaTCTAGAATAAAATCAACACTCATAAATTCATGGTTCACgaagaaataaaaaattgtGCTTGTCGTAGACTTTGACCATCCTGATCAAAGTTTACTCCCACACATGAATCACTcgatttttatttaattttttattaaaatttcaAAGAAAATAATGAGTTTCAATCTTATTATCATGTTGTGGTGCACAGACCTGACCGCTGCCCTGCTAATAAATGTAGACTAGTGGTCTGGAAACTGTCTCAGTCCAAACGATGTTTCACTGTGTCCCTCACAGACTTTCTCCTGGGCCTTGGTGACCAGTAAAAACCTGCCTCCTACCGGCACAGTCACCTCCTCTGGAATCTCTCCACATGTTGTTAAAGCTCCAAGCTCACAGGTAACAAACCACCAGTCAGAcattaaataacattaacagctcTGACATTACAAACAGCTCATTTTACTGG from Lates calcarifer isolate ASB-BC8 linkage group LG5, TLL_Latcal_v3, whole genome shotgun sequence includes these protein-coding regions:
- the g3bp2a gene encoding LOW QUALITY PROTEIN: ras GTPase-activating protein-binding protein 2 (The sequence of the model RefSeq protein was modified relative to this genomic sequence to represent the inferred CDS: deleted 1 base in 1 codon); the protein is MVMEKPSPLLVGREFVRQYYTLLNKAPDFLHRFYGRNSSYVHGGLDPSGKLAEAVYGQAEIHKKVMSLQFSECHTKIRHVDAHATLSDGVVVQVLGELSNNGQPMRKFMQTFVLAPEGSVANKFYVHNDIFRYEDEVFGDSEAELDEESEEEVEEEPEERQPSPEPLQESPNSTTYYEPHPVTNGVEEPMEEPAPEPEPEPEPEPKVEEIKPEVDEKVLEEMEEKAPSPVPVESPPNTQEAPKTFSWALVTSKNLPPTGTVTSSGISPHVVKAPSSQPRVEAKPETQTAPLRPRDQRTRDRPAFTPRGPRPDGVASSESQTGKPHLSFVNKGGRGDAESGDMDSRRIVRYPDSHQLFVGNLPHDIDESELKEFFMTYGNVVELRINTKGVGGKLPNFGFVVFDDSDPVQRILGAKPIMFRGEVRLNVEEKKTRAVRERETRGGDERRDMRRNDRGPGGSRGIAGSGMMRERDGRGPPPRGGAAPKPGMGSGRGSGGQGEGRFATQRR